From Pirellulales bacterium:
GGCAAGGCGTGTTCTTTCGCCTGGCCGCTCGGCTGGCTTGCCCGTTGCGTTGCTGAGGAGCAAGCGCGTCGAGCGTCGAACGGCCGACGCTTGCCGCGCCAAACTGACGCCGGAATCTGGATGTTCCGGCCCGCCGCGGCACCTTACCCCGAAAGAACTGATGCACGACCGACAATCTGAGCCTCCAACTCCGGCGCTCGACGCTGGCCAGGTCGCCGCTGCGCGGCTGCCGGTCGCGGAATTGTGGCCAAAAAGCGATCGGGATACGCTTATTTAAGGCCTAGTTCCAAACCACCTCCTGGACCAGGAAGAACGGACATCGGTTCCAAAGCAAGTAGGGCAACGGTATTGCCTTGGCCTTGTCGGGCAGGGCGACGTAGCCCAAATTCAGCCAAAATGCCCCGTCA
This genomic window contains:
- a CDS encoding DNA methyltransferase translates to MTSPPYNIGKEYEVPLALNEYLDWCQQWLTEVHRLTRRDGAFWLNLGYVALPDKAKAIPLPYLLWNRCPFFLVQEVVWN